One region of Bactrocera neohumeralis isolate Rockhampton chromosome 5, APGP_CSIRO_Bneo_wtdbg2-racon-allhic-juicebox.fasta_v2, whole genome shotgun sequence genomic DNA includes:
- the LOC126757953 gene encoding BTB/POZ domain-containing protein KCTD5, with amino-acid sequence MTTININSRKSPMLKKQGTDQWVKLNVGGTYFLTTKTTLSRDPNSFLSRLIQEDCDLISDRDETGAYLIDRDPKYFAPVLNYLRHGKLVLDGVSEEGVLEEAEFYNVTQLITLLKECINHRDQRPQADKKRVYRVLQCREQELTQMISTLSDGWRFEQLISVGMQYTNYGPFENNEFLCVVSKECGTTSGRELELNDRAKVLQQKGSRILGI; translated from the exons atgaccacaataaatataaattcacgAAAAAGTCCAATGCTGAAAAAGCAGGGCACGGACCAATGGGTGAAGCTCAATGTGGGTGGCACATATTTCCTTACAACAAAGACTACGTTATCCCGTGACCCAAATTCGTTTCTATCGCGTCTAATACAAGAAGATTGTGATTTAATATCAGATCGG GATGAAACAGGTGCCTACTTGATTGATAGGGACCCAAAATACTTTGCGCCTGTGTTGAACTACTTGCGACATGGTAAACTCGTCTTAGACGGTGTATCCGAGGAAGGCGTTCTAGAGGAAGCCGAATTTTATAATGTCACACAACTCATAACGTTATTGAAAGAGTGTATAAATCATAGAGATCAG CGACCACAAGCCGATAAAAAGCGTGTATATCGCGTATTACAGTGTCGTGAGCAAGAGTTAACACAG ATGATCTCAACATTATCGGATGGTTGGCGTTTTGAGCAATTAATTAGTGTGGGAATGCAATATACGAATTATGGACCATtcgaaaataatgaatttttatgcGTAGTCTCAAAAGAATGCGGCACAACGTCAGGTCGTGAATTGGAACTGAACGATCGTGCCAAAGTGCTACAGCAGAAAGGATCTAGAAT TCTCGGAATTTAA
- the LOC126757954 gene encoding acyl-CoA-binding protein — translation MASQEEFDKAAENVKNLNSTPSDNDLLELYSLFKQATVGDCNTDKPGFLDFKGKAKWEAWNTRKGTSQDEAKTAYVEKVKALVETHGLKA, via the exons ATGGCCAGCCAAgag GAATTTGATAAAGCCGCTGAAAATGTAAAGAATCTAAACTCTACACCATCCGATAATGATTTATTGGAACTTTACAGTTTATTTAAACAGGCTACTGTAGGAGATTGCAATACAG ATAAGCCTGGTTTCTTGGACTTCAAGGGCAAAGCTAAGTGGGAAGCATGGAACACTCGCAAAGGCACATCCCAGGATGAAGCCAAAACTGCTTATGTGGAGAAGGTTAAGGCTTTAGTAGAAACTCATGGGCTAAAAGCCTaa
- the LOC126757951 gene encoding rabenosyn-5 gives MSNPFGEPDDDESCEILEGFLCPICREDLKSAEFLTVHFERSHAEQQDALKSVFKDIISKAKNKILNFDETFDLSRSFDKNATISGAASSGGTSGNVTTNATSGADNNGLKMSNARTRMNVFNFMDRQEVGAEYNHLEYFQSIRNPRLERYASETNKLIIRLHKLLTNLPMDPVLRKQHERNIVTWLDGSSVKLCPSCAKNFHIARRQHHCRLCGSIMCNDCSKFLPIETALQLASLATSQSEAIKEMQSSSDANKSNPQHHGIRSCDHCLWLLETRQEMHESRTYRPLISQIYADIQKLRKDVLPDIEMYLKIVGSLYDGESIFTIADASALRGKIGHVAEAIDLRSKRILAIPCQEGSREGALKKAIRLSCSQLIKDKILSIPPLPEEEDIRKIQDRKRMEAEQRIETERRQAMEAYERQALANNASGGQTRVNNENDYAYGSDLRSLDNWSAQPVNISQSEDPLIEQINIIKGYIKQARQEMNFEVVETLELNLRELQREFYERQRASRELNQDAGRSKQAT, from the exons ATGTCCAATCCGTTCGGGGAACCAGATGATGACGAATCTTGTGAGATTTTGGAAGGTTTTCTCTGTCCAATATGTAGAGAAGATCTCAAATCAGCTGAATTCTTAACTGTGCATTTCGAAAGGTCTCATGCAGAACAGCAGGATGCTCTCAAATCAGTTTTTAAAGACATAAtatcaaaagctaaaaataaaatccTTAATTTCGACGAAACATTTGACCTCTCCAGAAGCTTCGATAAAAATGCGACTATTAGCGGAGCCGCTAGTAGTGGAGGAACATCAGGTAATGTGACGACAAATGCCACTTCGGGAGCGGATAATAATGGGTTAAAAATGAGTAATGCGCGAACACGTATGAATGTCTTCAATTTTATGGATCGCCAAGAAGTTGGCGCCGAATATAACCATTTGGAGTATTTTCAATCGATAAGAAACCCACGACTGGAGCGATATGCAAgtgaaacaaataaattgattaTTCGGCTGCATAAATTATTAACCAATTTACCAATGGATCCCGTACTGCGAAAACAACATGAACGCAAT ATTGTTACATGGTTGGATGGTAGCTCAGTGAAATTATGTCCTAGTTGCGCTAAAAACTTTCACATTGCTCGCCGTCAACATCACTGCCGTTTGTGTGGAAGCATTATGTGCAATGATTGTTCAAAGTTCCTTCCAATCGAAACTGCAT TGCAACTTGCCAGTTTGGCTACATCACAAAGCGAAGCTATCAAGGAAATGCAAAGTTCTTCCGATGCGAATAAATCAAATCCACAGCACCATGGTATCCGTTCCTGTGACCATTGTTTGTGGCTTTTAGAAACTCGGCAAGAAATGCATGAGAGTCGAACATACCGTCCGcttatttcacaaatttatgcaGATATACAAAAATTGCGCAAGGATGTATTACCCGATATAGAAATGTATTTAAAGATAGTTGGTAGTCTTTACGATGGCGAGTCTATTTTCACCATTGCCGACGCAAGTGCGTTAAGGGGAAAAATTGGTCATGTGGCTGAAGCTATCGATTTGCGGAGTAAACGTATATTAGCTATACCTTGTCAAGAAGGTAGTCGAGAAGGGGCCCTAAAAAAAGCCATACGTTTATCATGCAGCCAACTAATCAAAGACAAAATTCTATCAATACCACCCCTACCTGAGGAAGAAGATATACGAAAAATTCAAGACCGTAAAAGAATGGAGGCAGAACAACGTATTGAAACCGAACGCCGTCAAGCAATGGAAGCATATGAACGACAAGCATTAGCCAATAATGCTAGTGGCGGTCAAACCAGAGTAAATAATGAGAACGATTACGCTTAcggg tctGACTTGCGATCTTTAGATAATTGGTCGGCGCAACCAGTAAATATATCTCAAAGTGAAGATCCACTTATtgagcaaataaatattattaagggCTATATAAAACAAGCGCGCCAAGAAATGAATTTCGAAGTAGTGGAGACATTAGAACTCAATTTACGAGAACTGCAAAGAGAATTCTACGAAAGGCAAAGAGCTTCTAGAGAACTGAATCAGGACGCGGGAAGAAGCAAACAAGCAACTTAG